The window GGCGGGCCGGGCTTCAAGATGCGCGCGCGCTTCGACGAGGATTTCCCGCGTGAAGCCGATGGCGAGGGCGAAGAACGCGGTCCCGGTCGACGTGGTCGGCGCGGGCGGATGTTCGGTCAGGGCGAGCTGCGCCTCGCGCTGCTGGCGCTGATCGCCGAGAACCCGTCGCACGGCTATGAACTGATCAAGGCGATCGAGGAAATGACTGGCGGCGACTATGCCCCGAGCCCGGGCGCGGTCTACCCGACGCTCCAGCTGCTCGAGGATGAAGGCTCGATCGAGGAAGCCGAGGCCGAAGGCGCGAAGAAGCCCTTTGCCGCCACCGCGCAGGGCCTTGAGGAGCTCGAGGATCGCAAGGTCGAGGTCAAGGCGCTGCTCCGCCGCCTCGGCCGTCACGGCGAACGCACCACTACCGTCCGCTCGCATGACGTGTTCCGGGCGATGGGCAACCTCGGCTCTGTGCTGAAGAACCGTGCGCGGGCGGGCAAGCTCGACGAGAACACCATCAAGGAAATCGTCGACATGATCGACGAGATGGCCAAGCGCATCGAGCGGCTCTGAACCGCCGCCGATTGCCGCAAGGCCGTTTGAGGCGTAGTCTCTCCCCGTCCGGGTCGCAGCGGATGGGGAGAGACGCCTGTGAACAGCAATCTGAACCCGCGCGCGAAAGCGCCGTGGCACCTCTGGCTGGTCGGCATTGCGACGCTGCTGTTCAACGCCATGGGCGTGTTCAGCTACACCATGACCAAACTGGGCAAGCTGGCTGATCTCGGCATGACCCCCGAACAGATCGCCTTCATGGACTCTTATCCTGCATGGGCGAGCACCTTGTGGGCGCTGGGTGTGTGGGGCGCTTTTGCCGGATCCGTGCTCCTGCTGCTGCGTATGCGCTGGGCGGTTCCGGCTATGCTGGTCGCGCTGCTCGGCCTGATCGGGACGACGGCCTACAATTACGGCATGGCCGATGTGCCGGCGAGCATGCAAGCCCCCGCGCTCGACGTCGCGATCTGGGTGGTGACGCTGTTCCTGCTGTATTATTCGCGCAGGATGGTGAAGGCTGGCGTGCTGAAATAGCCGTTCCGGCTCCTAGGCGGCGCGCAGCCTGCGCCGTTCCTCGACCAGCCGGACATAGATGTCCGCCACCACTGCGTTGATCGCTTCCCAGCTGTATTCGCAAGCGCGGGTCTCGCCCGCGGCGCCATGCGCGGCGCGCAGGGCCGGATCGAGGCAATAGGGGGCGAGCGCTTCGGCAAAGGCGTTTGCATCGGCCTGCTTGTTGGTCGGCACCACCAGCCGGCCTGTCACGCCGTCGGTTACCAGACTGGCGCTGCCCGTTGCGCCGGCGGCCACCACCGGCAGCCCGCTGGCCATGGCTTCGAGCGTGACATTGCCGAAGGTCTCGGTGACCGAAGGGTTGAAGAAGATGTCGCCACTGGCGAGCGCCTGTCCCAGCGCATCACCGGTCTTGAAGCCGGTAAAGATGCCTTCGGGAAGGTTCGCTTCGAACCACCCGCGTGCCGGGCCGTCGCCGATCACCAGCACCTTGTGCGCCACGCCGCGCGCGCGCAGCCGGACGATGGTTTCGGCAAAGACGTCGAGCCCCTTTTCCATCACCAGCCGCCCGAGGAAGACGATGGCCACGTCCGTCTCGGCCAGCCCGATCGCGCGGCGCCATTCCGGATCGCGGCGGGCGGAGGAGAAGATCGTGCGATCCACCCCGCGGGTCCACAGGCCGATATCCTGATGCATCTCCATCGCCAGCAGTTCGTCGATCATGCTCTGCGACGGCGCGACCAGCGCGTCACAGCGGTTATAGAACCGCTTGAGCAGCTTGATCACCAGCGGCTCGAGGAAGGCCATGTTGTAGTAGCGCGGATAGGTCTCGAACCGGGTGTGGACGCTGGCGAGCACCGGAATATCGTGCTGTTGCGCCCATTTGAGCGCGGCATGGCCCGAAGGATCGGGCGAGGAGACGTGGATGATGTCGGGGCGGAAGGCCTCAAGATCGCGCTTCACATCTGCGCCCAGCCCGGTCGGCAGGCGATATTCGCCGCGCCCCTTAACCGGCATCGGCACATTGGGCAGGCCGACCAGTTCGCCGGTCGGCGGAAAATCGGGATTGGCGACCTTGGGGGAATAGACGCGCACCTTCGCGCCCTTGGCCAGCACCGAGCCGACGAGCCGGTTGAGGGCCTGATTGGCCCCGTCGCGGGTGTAATTGTAGTTGCCGCTGAACAGGGCAATGCGGAGGTCGGAAATGGTCATGGAGCGGCCCGTTTAGGCGAGGTCTGCGAATATTGCGAGAGGGAGCATTGGGGTGGCCCCGGCAATTCGCACGGCTACGGGGTTTATTCGATTGACTCCGCGCCCCGCCCCACTAGAGCGGCCAGCGGGCCACGCGGTCCCAACGCCGCGCGAGCTCTCTGCAAGGAGAGAATACATGACTGAGTATGCACGCGGGCTCGCACACGAGCCGACGCTTAAGCCTGAGCGCCCCTTCTTTTCGTCGGGCCCCACGGCAAAATTCCCCGGCTGGTCGCTGGACAAGCTCAAAACCGAATCGCTTGGACGCTCGCACCGCTCCGCGCTGGGCAAGGCGCGTCTGAAGTACGCGATCGACCTCAGCCGCGAACTGCTCGGCATCCCCGATGACTATCTGATCGGCATCATGCCTGCCTCGGACACCGGCGCGATCGAAGCCGCCATGTGGTCGATGCTCGATCCCGCGCGCCCGGTGACGGTCGCGGCGTGGGAAAGCTTTGGCAATATCTGGATCCAGGACGCGGTGAAGCAGTTGAAGCTGCCCAATCTGCAGGTGCTGACGGCCGATTATGGCGAGATCCCCGATCTCACCACCATCCCGCAGCGCAATGACGTTGTCTTCACCTGGAACGGCACCACCTCGGGCGCGATGATTCCCAATGCCGACTGGCTCGAACCGGGCCGCGAGGGGATTACCATCAACGACGCCACCAGCGCGATCTTCGCGCAGGAGATGGACTGGTCGAAGCTCGATGCCACCACCTATTCGTGGCAGAAGGTGATGGGCTCGGAAGCCCAGCACGGCATGCTGATCCTCAGCCCCAAGGCGGTCGCGCGGATCGAAAGCTATGATCCGGCCTGGCCGCTGCCCAAGCTGTTCCGCATGAAGAAGGGCAACAAGATCAACGCCGGCATTTTTGCGGGCGAGACGATCAACACCCCCTCGATGCTGGCGACCGAAGATTACATCGCGGCGCTGGAATGGGCCAAGGCGATCGGCGGGCGCAAGGCGCTGGTCGAACGCGCCAATGCCAATGCCAAGATCGTCAAGGACTGGATCGAGTCCACCCCGTGGCTGCGCAACATGGTGCCCAATCCGGCCCAGCAGACCAATACCGGCGTGTGCATGATGTTCCAGGGCGAGTGGTACGAAAGCCTCTCGGACGAGGACAAGGCCGGTGTTCCCAAGAAGATCGTCAAGCTGCTCGAAGAGCGCAATGTCGGCTATGACTTCAACGGCTACCGCGATGCGCCGCCGTCCTTGCGCATCTGGTGCGGCTCGACTGTCGAGCAGGAGGACCTGAAGCGCCTGCTGCCGTGGATCGAGTGGGCCTACGAGAAGGTCAAGAACGGCTGAGGCCGTCCAATTCGCGTCGCCCCGGCCTTGGCGCCGGGGCCGCTCTCCCCTGTTCCCAATGCGCGTGTCGCGCGCGATCCCGGGTCGAGCCCGGGATGACGAGTGGAAGGTATTCAAAATGACCAAGCCCAGAGTTCTGATTTCCGACAAGATGGACCCCAATGCCGCCCGCATCTTCGAAGAGCGCGGCTGCGACGTCGATGTCATCACCGGCGAAACCCCTGAACAGCTGATCGCCCGCATCGGCGATTATGATGGCCTCGCGATCCGTTCCTCGACCAAGGTGACCAAGGCGGTACTCGATGCCGCCACCAACCTGAAGGTGATCGGCCGCGCCGGCATCGGCGTCGACAATGTCGACATTCCCTACGCCTCGTCGAAGGGCGTGGTGGTGATGAACACCCCGTTCGGCAACTCGATCACCACTGCCGAACACGCCATCGCGCTGATGTTCGCGCTGGCCCGCCAGATCCCCGAAGCCAATGCCCAGACCCAGGCCGGCCTGTGGCCCAAGAGCGGCTTCATGGGCGTGGAAGTCACCGGCAAGACCCTCGGCCTCGTCGGCGCGGGCAATATCGGTTCGATCGTCGCCAGCCGTGCGCTCGGCCTGCGCATGAAGGTGATCGCCTATGATCCCTTCCTTACCGAAGAGCGCGCGGTCGAGATGGGCGTGGAGAAGGTCGATCTCGACACGCTGCTGACGCGCGCCGATTTCGTCACGCTGCACACGCCGCTGACCGAAGACACCCGCAACATCCTCAGCCGCGAGCGGCTGGAGAATGCCAAGAAGGGCATTCGCATCATCAACTGCGCGCGCGGCGGGCTGATCGACGAAGCGGCGCTGAAGGACTGCCTCGAAAGCGGACAGGTGGCAGGCGCGGCGCTCGACGTGTTCGAGACCGAGCCGCCGGCGGCCGATCATCCGCTGTTCGGTGCGCCCAACTTCATCTGCACCCCGCACCTTGGCGCATCGACCAACGAAGCGCAGGTCAATGTCGCGCTGCAGGTTGCCGAGCAGCTGGCTGACTACCTCGTCAATGGCGGTGTCACCAACGCGCTCAACGTGCCGAGCCTCTCGGCCGAGGAAGCCCCGAAGCTGAAGCCCTACATGGCGCTCGCCGAGAAGCTCGGCAGCCTTGTGGGCCAGCTCGCGCATGGCAACCTCACCCACATCAGCATCGAACGCGAGGGCGCGGCCGCCGAACTCAACGGCAAGCCGATCACCGCCGCAGTCCTGGCCGGCTTCATGCGTCGCTATTCGGACAGCGTGAACATGGTCAACGCGCCGTTCCTCGCCAAGGAGCGCGGGCTTGACGTAAGCGAGATCCGGCACGAGCGCGAAGGCGCCTTCAACACGCTGGTGCGGGTGACGGTGCAGACCTCGGCCGGCGCACGTTCGGTGGCGGGCACGCTGTTCGGCACGGAAGCGCCGCGTCTGGTCGAAATCTTCGGCATCGGGATCGAAGCCGAACTCGCCGGGCACATGCTCTACATCGTCAATGACGACAAGCCGGGCTTCATCGGCCGCATCGGCACGCTGCTGGGCAATCACGGCATCAACATCGGCACCTTCAACCTCGGCCGCCGCGCCGCGGGCGGGGAAGCGGTGCTGCTGCTGAGCCTTGACGATGCGCTGACCCCGGAAGTCGTCGCCGAGGCCGAGAAGGTCGAAGGCGTCAAGACGGTGACCGCGCTTACGTTTTGATCGAGATGGCGTCGCCCCGGGCTTGACCCGGGGCCGCTGTCCGGTCAGTCGGGTGCCTGACGATAGCGATCCTGGGTCAAGCCCGGGATGACGAACGAGCAATATGACCCAGCCCAACGATCTCCTTCCCGAAGGCCTTGAAGACCGCCTGCCGCTTGAAGCAGCGCGGATCACGGCTGCGATGCGCGCCTGCCTCGCGGTGCTGGAATCGCATGGCTATGACCGGGTGCGCCCGCCGCTGCTCGAATTCGAAGCCTCGCTGGCGGGGCGCATGGCGGGGGTTGCTGGCGGCGAGGGGCGGGCAATGTTCCGCTTCGTCGATCCGGCATCCTTGCGCACGCTCGCGCTGCGCAGCGACATGACCCCGCAGGTTGGCCGGATTGCCGCCACCAGCCTGCGCAATGCACCGCGCCCGCTGCGGCTTGCCTATTCTGGCGACACCGTGGTGATCAAGGCCAGCCAGCTCGATCCCGCGCGCGAGCGGCTGCAACTGGGCGCGGAGCTGATCGGCGCAGACACAGTCGCTGCGGCAAGCGAGGCGGTGATGCTCGCCATCGAGGCGCTGAAGGCGGCTGGCCTCACCGGCATATCGGTCGATTTCACGCTGCCCGATCTGGTCGACACGCTGGCAGAGAAGGCCTTCCCTCTGGCGTCCGAACAGATCGAG is drawn from Erythrobacter sp. and contains these coding sequences:
- a CDS encoding PadR family transcriptional regulator, with the translated sequence MTWNKYGRGGGWEKLAEAMATMAMNGNVNFGGPGFKMRARFDEDFPREADGEGEERGPGRRGRRGRMFGQGELRLALLALIAENPSHGYELIKAIEEMTGGDYAPSPGAVYPTLQLLEDEGSIEEAEAEGAKKPFAATAQGLEELEDRKVEVKALLRRLGRHGERTTTVRSHDVFRAMGNLGSVLKNRARAGKLDENTIKEIVDMIDEMAKRIERL
- a CDS encoding glycosyltransferase family 1 protein — its product is MTISDLRIALFSGNYNYTRDGANQALNRLVGSVLAKGAKVRVYSPKVANPDFPPTGELVGLPNVPMPVKGRGEYRLPTGLGADVKRDLEAFRPDIIHVSSPDPSGHAALKWAQQHDIPVLASVHTRFETYPRYYNMAFLEPLVIKLLKRFYNRCDALVAPSQSMIDELLAMEMHQDIGLWTRGVDRTIFSSARRDPEWRRAIGLAETDVAIVFLGRLVMEKGLDVFAETIVRLRARGVAHKVLVIGDGPARGWFEANLPEGIFTGFKTGDALGQALASGDIFFNPSVTETFGNVTLEAMASGLPVVAAGATGSASLVTDGVTGRLVVPTNKQADANAFAEALAPYCLDPALRAAHGAAGETRACEYSWEAINAVVADIYVRLVEERRRLRAA
- a CDS encoding phosphoserine transaminase, coding for MTEYARGLAHEPTLKPERPFFSSGPTAKFPGWSLDKLKTESLGRSHRSALGKARLKYAIDLSRELLGIPDDYLIGIMPASDTGAIEAAMWSMLDPARPVTVAAWESFGNIWIQDAVKQLKLPNLQVLTADYGEIPDLTTIPQRNDVVFTWNGTTSGAMIPNADWLEPGREGITINDATSAIFAQEMDWSKLDATTYSWQKVMGSEAQHGMLILSPKAVARIESYDPAWPLPKLFRMKKGNKINAGIFAGETINTPSMLATEDYIAALEWAKAIGGRKALVERANANAKIVKDWIESTPWLRNMVPNPAQQTNTGVCMMFQGEWYESLSDEDKAGVPKKIVKLLEERNVGYDFNGYRDAPPSLRIWCGSTVEQEDLKRLLPWIEWAYEKVKNG
- the serA gene encoding phosphoglycerate dehydrogenase, which translates into the protein MTKPRVLISDKMDPNAARIFEERGCDVDVITGETPEQLIARIGDYDGLAIRSSTKVTKAVLDAATNLKVIGRAGIGVDNVDIPYASSKGVVVMNTPFGNSITTAEHAIALMFALARQIPEANAQTQAGLWPKSGFMGVEVTGKTLGLVGAGNIGSIVASRALGLRMKVIAYDPFLTEERAVEMGVEKVDLDTLLTRADFVTLHTPLTEDTRNILSRERLENAKKGIRIINCARGGLIDEAALKDCLESGQVAGAALDVFETEPPAADHPLFGAPNFICTPHLGASTNEAQVNVALQVAEQLADYLVNGGVTNALNVPSLSAEEAPKLKPYMALAEKLGSLVGQLAHGNLTHISIEREGAAAELNGKPITAAVLAGFMRRYSDSVNMVNAPFLAKERGLDVSEIRHEREGAFNTLVRVTVQTSAGARSVAGTLFGTEAPRLVEIFGIGIEAELAGHMLYIVNDDKPGFIGRIGTLLGNHGINIGTFNLGRRAAGGEAVLLLSLDDALTPEVVAEAEKVEGVKTVTALTF
- a CDS encoding ATP phosphoribosyltransferase regulatory subunit, which encodes MTQPNDLLPEGLEDRLPLEAARITAAMRACLAVLESHGYDRVRPPLLEFEASLAGRMAGVAGGEGRAMFRFVDPASLRTLALRSDMTPQVGRIAATSLRNAPRPLRLAYSGDTVVIKASQLDPARERLQLGAELIGADTVAAASEAVMLAIEALKAAGLTGISVDFTLPDLVDTLAEKAFPLASEQIEAVRRELDTKDAGGLRSAGGAAYLPLLYATGPFDKALAALRDVDAGGALKSRLDGLEAIATSIGDAARITLDPTERHGFEYQSWFGFTLYAEGLRRAAGRGGTYRIAGTDEPATGFTLYLDRLADVAPQPEAAPLVWLPLGYDRAAATALRASGARTLAQLAEGEDPVALGCTHILEGDALVELAPRA